In Necator americanus strain Aroian chromosome IV, whole genome shotgun sequence, the following proteins share a genomic window:
- a CDS encoding hypothetical protein (NECATOR_CHRIV.G15312.T1), with protein sequence MKVFERALEARLRKIVSVSLNQCGFVKDCSTIDAIHAVRILLDKRRERNRSVHLAFLDLEKAFDCVSHELLWMSMRSHAVPEKYVRWTKLLYAKLTSVVRCATGTSRPFPVQVGVHQGSSLSPLLFILCMDTITKEIQKQHPWTLCRRCHARVRVSR encoded by the coding sequence atgaaggtttttgagcgtgccCTGGAAGCTCGcctgaggaaaattgtcagcgtttcactcaaccagtgcggctttgtgaaggactgcagcactatagatgctatccatgctgtccgtatCCTCCTGGATAAACGTCGAGAGaggaaccgcagtgtgcatcttgcttttctcgatctcgagaaagctttcgactgTGTCTCACATGaactgttatggatgtccatgaggtcgcacgCAGTACCAGAAAAATAcgtgcggtggacgaagctgctttatgcgaagcttaccagcgttgtacggtGTGCtactggaacaagcaggccattccctgtacaagtaggggttcatcagggttcatccctctcacctctgctgttcatactgtgcatggacacgataacgaaggaaatccagaagcaacatccgtggactctttgccgacgatgtcatgctcgcgtcagagtctcgagatga
- a CDS encoding hypothetical protein (NECATOR_CHRIV.G15313.T1), translating into MWRSVLVLCLFAVVAQCAVKRSTAVATGFRENCFPKPTGGCKCDIKDGSVNTMIEFASDDECKKPIEMVTAENKKKLSEEIHEKFGAFKDNCFPKPSGGCKCNVDLGHGEEVVEYGTDAQCRKSVESQTAEHKKELNQEIKEKFGDFKENCFPKPSGGCKCNEKDALGNEVVTAYNNPSECRIRSKRDVAVGTQRQPVNANQQQQKYRQRDPPSQNVRDPVRERAQANYAAVLDELHNKFKGLKEGCFPRPKGCLCVIGKTAEGRDITERRMKDADCKCKEGERGPGCPAA; encoded by the exons TGCGCCGTGAAACGCTCCACTGCCGTTGCGACAGGATTCCGAGAAAACTGCTTTCCGAAACCAACTGGTGGTTGTAAATGTGACATCAAGGATGGTTCTGTGAATACTATGATCGAATTCGCCTCGGATGATGAGTGCAAAAAACCGATTGAAA TGGTGACAGccgaaaacaagaagaaactcAGTGAAGAGATCCACGAGAAGTTCGGAGCATTCAAG GATAACTGCTTCCCAAAGCCTTCCGGTGGATGCAAATGTAATGTTGACTTAGGACATGGCGAAGAGGTTGTGGAATATGGAACTGATGCTCAGTGCAGAAAGAGCGTTGAAA GCCAAACAGCAGAGCACAAAAAGGAGTTGAATCAAgagatcaaagaaaaatttggcgACTTCAAG GAGAACTGTTTCCCAAAACCGTCCGGTGGGTGCAAATGCAATGAGAAGGACGCGCTCGGCAATGAGGTCGTTACCGCATACAACAATCCGTCAGAGTGCCGAATC CGTTCAAAACGTGACGTAGCAGTTGGCACTCAACGACAGCCTGTGAACGCCAACCAACAACAGCAAAAGTACCGTCAACGTGACCCACCAAGTCAAAATGTTCGTGATCCTGTCAG AGAACGTGCGCAGGCAAACTATGCTGCTGTGTTGGATGAATTGCACAACAAATTCAAAGGATTGAAGGAGGGTTGCTTCCCACGACCTAAAG gatGCCTTTGCGTAATCGGCAAAACCGCCGAAGGACGAGACATCACTGAGCGCCGCATGAAGGATGCCGACTGCAAATGCAAGGAAGGTGAAAGAGGTCCGGGATGTCCTGCGGCATGA
- a CDS encoding hypothetical protein (NECATOR_CHRIV.G15314.T1) — MKGRPVISIENYTIYCGGADGKKVGGCAIAVRNDYKNLVEEFGSTSSRRAFLRLRDRGGRELWIVSAHAPTETAEDNSKDAFYDELNALMSKIPSQQVVIVGIDANAKMGLEQQSDVLGKWYYAAERTSDNGDRLVDLCEQTGLIIASTFKRDHRRHQLTWQGSTLLTPEEQRKRKMRTLKLQLDYVLARNIPRSDIRKSRAFGTSRSTLTTFQFFLPSRYGSTRETEELLFNRKSTWQV; from the coding sequence atgaaaggtcggcccgtcatcagcatcgaaaattacaccatatactgcggcggtGCTGATGGgaagaaagtaggtggctgcgcgatagctgtgaggaacgattacaagaacctggtggaggaatttggctcaacgtcgtctagacgcgcctttctacgactgcgggatcgcggaggacgtgaactctggatcgtaagtgctcacgcacctacggaaaccgctgaggacaacagtaaggacgccttctatgatgaactcaatgcgttgatgtctaaaataccaagccagcaggtggtcattgtcggaatcgacgcaaatgcgaagatgggactcgaacagcaatccgatgtgctaggaaaatggtactatgcagcagagcgcacgtcggacaacggtgaccgtctggtcgacttgtgcgaacagacgggcctcatcattgcttccacgtttaagagggatcatcgacgccatcagctcacgtggcaggggtcaacccttttaacgcctgaagagcagcgcaaacggaagatgaggactcttaaacttcagctcgactacgttctggcgaggaacattcctaggtcagatatccgaaaatctagagcttttgggacgtcgcgttcgactctgaccaccttCCAGTTCTTCTTACCTTCAAGATatggttccacaagagaaaccgaggagctcctcttcaaccgaaaatcgacatggcaagtctga